The following coding sequences lie in one Flavobacterium sediminis genomic window:
- a CDS encoding DUF937 domain-containing protein, whose protein sequence is MAGILDLINSDLGKQIIGNISAQTGISETQASDVVSSSVPELLGAMQGNMLSGDSANGLLNALTSGKHNGSILDNVSGFLNGGDFSDGSKILNHLLGDKLNAVSTGISNKTGVSSSIITKILPMLAPIIMGYLGKQTQKGNVSSASDLGGLLGGLLTGVTSGNGGGGDILTSVLDQNGDGKLDASDAISAVTKKKGGLGGLLGGLFGK, encoded by the coding sequence ATGGCAGGAATTTTAGATTTAATCAATAGTGATTTAGGCAAACAAATCATTGGAAACATTTCGGCGCAAACCGGAATTAGTGAAACTCAAGCTTCTGATGTTGTTTCTTCAAGTGTTCCTGAATTATTGGGAGCTATGCAGGGCAATATGTTAAGCGGTGATAGTGCAAACGGCTTATTAAATGCTTTAACAAGCGGTAAACACAACGGAAGCATTTTAGATAATGTAAGTGGCTTTTTAAACGGTGGCGATTTTTCCGATGGTTCTAAAATCCTGAATCATTTATTAGGAGACAAACTAAATGCCGTTTCTACCGGAATTAGTAATAAGACCGGTGTCAGTTCCAGTATCATTACTAAAATTTTACCAATGCTCGCTCCTATCATCATGGGATATTTAGGGAAACAGACTCAAAAAGGAAATGTTTCCAGCGCATCTGATTTAGGTGGATTACTAGGAGGTCTATTGACCGGAGTTACCAGCGGAAATGGTGGCGGAGGAGACATCCTCACCTCTGTTTTAGATCAAAACGGAGATGGTAAATTAGATGCCAGTGATGCCATTTCAGCCGTTACTAAAAAGAAAGGCGGTTTAGGTGGATTATTGGGCGGACTTTTCGGAAAATAA
- a CDS encoding D-2-hydroxyacid dehydrogenase: protein MKVLANDGISKSGIKALEKGGFEVITTKVAQEQVASYINTNDVKVLLVRSATKVRKDIIDACPGLKIIGRGGVGMDNIDVDYARQQGIHVINTPASSSESVAELVFAHLFSGVRFLHDSNRNMPLEGDTRFNELKKAYGGGAELRGKTLGVIGFGRIGQAVAKMALGLGMKVIAADKYVDNAVIKVDFYNGQFINVDIKTEPMEEVLKHSDFITLHVPAQDGYVISREEIDLMKDNAGIVNAARGGVVDEVALVEALDSGKLRFAGLDVFENEPTPAMKVLMNSKISLTPHIGAATDEAQDRIGTELAEQIISLLKNE, encoded by the coding sequence ATGAAAGTATTAGCCAATGACGGAATTTCTAAAAGCGGTATAAAAGCTTTAGAAAAAGGTGGTTTTGAAGTCATAACAACTAAAGTAGCGCAAGAACAGGTAGCCAGTTATATCAACACTAATGATGTAAAAGTACTTTTAGTAAGAAGTGCTACCAAAGTACGTAAAGATATTATTGACGCTTGTCCGGGATTAAAAATCATCGGAAGAGGAGGCGTTGGTATGGACAATATAGATGTAGATTACGCACGCCAGCAAGGAATTCATGTTATCAACACCCCGGCATCTTCTTCTGAAAGTGTTGCCGAATTAGTTTTCGCGCACTTATTCTCCGGAGTTCGTTTTTTACACGATTCAAATCGCAATATGCCTTTAGAAGGAGATACTCGTTTTAACGAATTGAAAAAGGCTTATGGTGGCGGTGCCGAGTTAAGAGGAAAAACATTAGGTGTGATCGGTTTCGGAAGAATCGGTCAGGCCGTTGCTAAAATGGCATTAGGACTGGGAATGAAAGTAATTGCTGCCGACAAATATGTTGACAATGCAGTTATTAAAGTAGATTTCTATAACGGTCAGTTCATCAATGTAGACATTAAAACCGAACCGATGGAAGAGGTTTTAAAACATTCTGACTTTATTACACTTCACGTTCCGGCTCAGGACGGTTACGTTATTTCGAGAGAAGAAATTGATTTAATGAAAGACAATGCCGGAATTGTCAATGCTGCTCGTGGCGGAGTAGTTGACGAAGTTGCTCTTGTAGAAGCTTTAGACTCCGGTAAATTGCGATTTGCAGGATTAGACGTTTTTGAAAATGAACCGACGCCTGCCATGAAAGTATTGATGAATTCAAAAATTTCATTAACACCACATATCGGTGCGGCAACAGATGAAGCACAAGACAGAATCGGTACGGAATTGGCGGAGCAAATCATCAGTTTATTAAAAAACGAATAA
- the serC gene encoding 3-phosphoserine/phosphohydroxythreonine transaminase, translating into MKKHNFSAGPCILPQEVFEKSAQAILNFNNSGLSILEISHRSKDFVAVMDEARELVLELLDLKGKGYQALFLQGGASLEFLMIPYNLMKENGKAAYLDSGTWASGAIKQAKSFGETVVVASSKDENYSYIPKNYEIPSDADYFHCTSNNTIFGTQIKSFPQTDIPVVCDMSSDIFSRVLDFSKFDIIYAGAQKNMGPAGTTLVVVKEEILGKSGRTIPNMLDYQQHIAKESMYNTPPVFAVYTSLLTLQWLKNLGGVPAIEKLNNEKAALLYNEIDRNPLFKGVAATEDRSNMNVTFVLNNPEHQETFDKMWKEANISGINGHRSVGGYRASIYNAMPIESIQVLVDVMKKLEENV; encoded by the coding sequence ATGAAAAAACACAATTTTAGTGCAGGTCCTTGTATACTACCGCAAGAGGTCTTTGAAAAATCTGCACAAGCTATTTTAAACTTTAACAACTCAGGACTTTCAATCTTAGAAATCTCACACCGCAGTAAAGATTTTGTTGCTGTGATGGACGAAGCCAGAGAATTAGTACTTGAGCTATTAGATCTTAAAGGGAAAGGCTATCAGGCTCTTTTTTTACAAGGAGGTGCCAGTCTTGAATTTTTAATGATCCCTTACAACTTAATGAAAGAAAACGGAAAAGCAGCATATTTAGATTCCGGTACTTGGGCTTCAGGAGCTATTAAACAAGCAAAATCTTTTGGGGAAACTGTGGTTGTTGCGTCATCAAAAGACGAAAATTACTCCTACATCCCTAAAAATTACGAAATTCCTTCGGATGCCGATTATTTTCACTGTACTTCCAACAATACTATTTTCGGAACGCAGATCAAATCCTTTCCGCAAACCGACATTCCTGTAGTTTGTGATATGAGTTCGGATATTTTTTCCAGAGTTTTAGACTTCTCTAAATTTGATATTATCTATGCAGGAGCTCAAAAAAATATGGGACCTGCAGGAACTACACTGGTTGTTGTAAAAGAAGAAATCTTAGGAAAATCAGGAAGAACGATTCCTAATATGTTGGATTATCAACAACATATTGCAAAAGAAAGTATGTACAATACACCGCCGGTATTTGCTGTATACACTTCTTTACTTACTTTACAATGGTTAAAGAATTTAGGTGGTGTACCGGCTATTGAAAAGTTAAACAATGAAAAAGCTGCTCTTTTATATAATGAGATAGACCGAAATCCTTTATTCAAAGGTGTGGCTGCAACTGAAGACCGTTCGAACATGAATGTTACTTTTGTACTGAACAATCCGGAACATCAGGAAACATTTGACAAAATGTGGAAAGAAGCCAATATATCCGGCATTAACGGACACCGTTCTGTAGGTGGATATCGTGCTTCTATTTATAATGCGATGCCGATAGAAAGTATTCAGGTTCTGGTTGACGTAATGAAAAAATTAGAAGAAAACGTTTAA
- a CDS encoding acyl-CoA reductase has translation MLQNEINDYFVQLGLFLKQFDTEFTRNSTVLHNNLFFDEFAEIIEKQQYQNGWFTKDQVTFALQSWANALTYENLKNWTKPYEFPKDSEPKIIGLILAGNIPLVGFHDVLSVIISGNIAKIKLSSNDQQLLKFIAKYLTTLNSEFSERILFVSEKLENFDAVIATGSNNTARYFEYYFRDKPNIIRKNRNSVAILTGNESKEDLIALGEDIFRYFGLGCRNVSKIFIPKDYDFKLFFEAMYEYGDIIHYDKYANNYDYNKAVFLMSNFKLLDNEFMTLKEDEGYASPISSVFYEYYDTVDAVLQKLEADAEKIQCITSNNLTKNSIPFGKTQKPELWDYADNVDTLDFLLKI, from the coding sequence ATGTTACAAAATGAAATTAACGATTATTTTGTTCAATTAGGACTTTTCTTAAAACAATTTGATACTGAATTTACCCGAAACAGTACTGTTTTACACAATAACCTTTTCTTTGACGAGTTTGCTGAAATCATTGAAAAACAACAGTATCAAAACGGTTGGTTCACTAAAGATCAGGTAACATTTGCTTTGCAATCGTGGGCTAATGCCTTAACATATGAGAACCTAAAAAACTGGACAAAACCTTACGAATTTCCGAAAGATTCCGAACCAAAGATCATCGGTTTAATTTTAGCCGGGAATATTCCTTTGGTCGGGTTTCACGATGTGCTTTCAGTAATTATTTCCGGAAATATTGCTAAAATAAAGTTGTCTTCCAATGACCAACAGCTTTTAAAATTCATAGCCAAATACCTTACAACTCTTAATTCTGAATTTTCTGAAAGGATACTTTTTGTTAGCGAAAAACTTGAGAATTTTGATGCTGTAATCGCTACCGGAAGCAACAATACAGCCAGATATTTTGAATATTATTTCAGAGACAAGCCTAATATCATTAGGAAAAACCGAAATTCGGTCGCAATCTTAACCGGCAACGAATCTAAGGAAGATTTAATAGCTCTCGGTGAAGATATCTTTCGCTATTTTGGTTTGGGATGCCGAAACGTTTCTAAAATATTCATTCCTAAAGATTACGACTTCAAGCTCTTTTTTGAAGCAATGTATGAATACGGAGATATTATCCACTACGACAAATATGCTAACAACTACGATTACAACAAAGCCGTCTTTCTGATGAGTAATTTTAAATTGTTGGATAATGAGTTCATGACCTTAAAAGAAGACGAAGGATATGCTTCACCGATTTCTTCTGTTTTTTATGAATATTATGACACTGTTGATGCTGTGTTACAGAAATTAGAAGCAGATGCCGAGAAAATTCAATGCATTACTTCCAATAATCTTACAAAAAACAGTATTCCTTTCGGAAAAACCCAAAAACCGGAACTTTGGGATTACGCTGATAATGTGGATACTTTAGATTTTCTACTAAAAATATAA
- a CDS encoding 4Fe-4S dicluster domain-containing protein — protein sequence MAIKITDECINCGACEPECPNTAIYEGADDWRYSDGTKLSGKVMLPDGSEVDAGAAQIPISDDIYYIVPGKCTECKGFHEEPQCAAVCPVDCCVPDEEHVESEETLLNRQSFLHNE from the coding sequence ATGGCTATAAAAATAACAGATGAGTGCATTAACTGCGGAGCTTGTGAACCGGAATGCCCGAATACTGCGATTTATGAAGGAGCTGACGATTGGCGTTATAGTGACGGAACAAAATTATCAGGTAAAGTAATGTTACCGGATGGTTCTGAAGTGGATGCCGGAGCTGCCCAAATACCTATTTCTGACGATATTTATTACATTGTTCCGGGGAAATGCACCGAGTGTAAAGGGTTTCATGAAGAACCTCAGTGTGCAGCTGTTTGTCCGGTAGATTGTTGTGTGCCAGACGAGGAGCATGTGGAAAGCGAAGAAACGCTGCTGAACCGTCAGTCATTCCTGCATAATGAATAA
- the ychF gene encoding redox-regulated ATPase YchF, translating to MKAGIVGLPNVGKSTLFNCLSNAKAQSANFPFCTIEPNIGVVNVPDPRIARLEELVKPERVQMATVDIVDIAGLVKGASKGEGLGNQFLGNIRECNAIIHVLRCFDNDNIVHVDGNVNPIRDKETIDIELQLKDLETVEKRLEKANKAAKVGNKEALVEQALLNRIKETLLQSKSARTVVPEGADEEALFENFQLITAKPVLYVCNVDEASAVSGNKYVEQVRELVKDENAEVIVLSVGAEADINELESYEERQMFLQDLGLTEPGSAVLIRAAYKLLNLQTYFTAGVKEVRAWTIKVGDTAPKAAGVIHTDFEKGFIRAEVIAFEDFSNYGSEAKVKEAGKLRVEGKEYIVKDGDVMHFRFNV from the coding sequence ATGAAAGCAGGAATTGTAGGCTTACCGAATGTAGGAAAATCAACTTTATTTAACTGTTTGTCAAATGCTAAGGCGCAGAGTGCAAACTTTCCGTTTTGTACAATTGAACCTAACATCGGGGTAGTAAATGTGCCGGATCCGCGTATTGCCCGTTTGGAAGAACTCGTTAAACCGGAACGTGTTCAGATGGCTACAGTAGATATTGTGGATATTGCTGGCTTAGTAAAAGGAGCCAGTAAAGGCGAAGGTTTAGGGAATCAGTTTTTGGGAAATATCCGCGAGTGTAATGCTATTATTCACGTGTTACGTTGTTTTGATAACGATAATATTGTTCATGTTGACGGAAATGTAAATCCTATTAGAGATAAGGAAACTATCGATATTGAGTTGCAATTAAAGGATTTAGAAACGGTTGAAAAACGTTTAGAGAAAGCGAATAAAGCGGCTAAAGTAGGAAATAAAGAGGCTCTTGTAGAGCAGGCATTGTTAAACAGGATTAAAGAAACCTTATTACAGTCTAAATCAGCTCGTACCGTAGTTCCGGAAGGTGCTGATGAAGAAGCGCTATTCGAAAATTTCCAATTAATTACAGCAAAACCTGTTTTGTATGTTTGTAATGTAGATGAAGCATCTGCGGTTAGCGGAAATAAATATGTAGAACAAGTTCGTGAATTAGTAAAAGATGAAAATGCAGAAGTAATTGTACTTTCTGTTGGAGCCGAAGCTGATATTAATGAATTAGAAAGCTATGAAGAACGTCAAATGTTCTTGCAAGACTTAGGCTTAACAGAGCCTGGTTCGGCAGTTTTAATTCGTGCAGCTTATAAGTTGTTAAATCTTCAAACCTATTTTACTGCAGGTGTTAAAGAAGTTCGTGCCTGGACTATTAAAGTCGGAGATACAGCGCCGAAAGCTGCCGGAGTAATCCATACCGATTTTGAAAAAGGGTTCATCAGAGCTGAAGTAATCGCTTTTGAAGATTTTTCAAACTATGGATCGGAAGCTAAAGTAAAAGAAGCCGGAAAACTTCGAGTAGAAGGTAAGGAGTATATCGTAAAAGATGGTGATGTAATGCATTTTAGATTTAATGTATAA
- a CDS encoding TIGR02117 family protein, with translation MIKIFKKAIRLTTFLLLFLVLYLISVVAVSYIPVNDEIVLKMSGNKVPVYILSNGVHTDIVVPVKNEIFDWSQKVKFEDVRAKNRQYEYVAFGWGDKGFYLDTPTWADLKTSTALKAVSGFNTTAMHVTFYEGIKEGKDCVKLWLSVGNYSKLVRFIQNSFQVEKDTYSKIRTNAVYGIHDVFYKAKGRYSLFYTCNTWVNQALKAADQKAALWTIFDFGIFHHYN, from the coding sequence ATGATTAAAATTTTTAAAAAAGCGATAAGGCTTACAACTTTTCTGTTACTGTTTTTAGTGCTATACTTAATATCTGTAGTAGCAGTCTCCTATATTCCGGTAAACGATGAAATAGTGTTGAAAATGTCAGGCAATAAAGTGCCGGTTTACATTTTGTCAAACGGTGTTCATACGGATATTGTAGTTCCTGTTAAAAATGAAATTTTCGATTGGTCTCAAAAAGTAAAATTTGAAGATGTGAGAGCTAAAAACAGACAGTATGAGTATGTAGCATTTGGTTGGGGTGATAAAGGCTTTTATTTAGACACACCTACTTGGGCTGATCTAAAAACGAGTACGGCTCTTAAAGCTGTTTCGGGCTTCAATACTACAGCAATGCATGTTACTTTTTATGAAGGGATAAAGGAAGGTAAAGATTGTGTAAAATTATGGCTTTCAGTAGGTAATTACTCAAAACTGGTTCGTTTTATACAAAATTCATTTCAGGTAGAGAAAGATACATATTCTAAGATCCGGACCAATGCTGTTTATGGTATTCATGATGTTTTTTACAAGGCAAAAGGGAGGTATAGTTTGTTTTATACTTGTAATACCTGGGTAAATCAGGCTTTAAAAGCAGCGGATCAAAAAGCGGCATTGTGGACCATTTTTGATTTCGGTATTTTTCATCATTATAACTAA
- a CDS encoding DNA topoisomerase IV subunit B — MQEQNQYTEDNIRSLDWKEHIRMRPGMYIGKLGDGSTPDDGIYILVKEVIDNCIDEFAMGAGKTIEVTIKEKLVTVRDYGRGIPLGKVVDVVSKMNTGGKYDSKAFKKSIGLNGVGTKAVNALSTYFRVESVRDNQQKVAEFSAGNLTTEEDITETTKRRGTKVSFIADDTIFKNYKYRNEYVEKMLRNYTYLNRGLTLYYNGEKFYSEFGLKDLLQDNIVEEDTVYPVIHLEGDDIEIALTHSRTQYSEEYYSFVNGQNTTQGGTHLGAFREGVVRTLKEFYNKNFEASDIRKSIVAAIAVKVEEPVFESQTKTKLGSTEMGPKGPTVRTFVNDFIKNKLDNFLHKNPEVADALLKKILQAERERKELSGIRKLARERAKKASLHNKKLRDCRVHLTDVKNPRYLESTLFITEGDSASGSITKSRDVNTQAVFSLRGKPLNSYGMSKKIVYENEEFNLLQAALDIEEDYENLRYNNIVIATDADVDGMHIRLLLITFFLQFFPELIKEGHLYILQTPLFRVRNKKETIYCYSDEERITAIEKLKPKPEITRFKGLGEISPDEFKHFIGQDIRLDPVMLDKAMSIEKLLEFYMGKNTPDRQEFIIHNLKVELDTAEELMK, encoded by the coding sequence ATGCAAGAGCAAAATCAATACACCGAAGACAATATACGGTCGCTCGACTGGAAAGAGCATATCCGTATGCGTCCCGGAATGTACATTGGAAAATTAGGTGACGGTTCCACACCCGATGACGGTATCTATATCTTAGTAAAAGAAGTTATCGATAATTGTATCGATGAATTTGCTATGGGTGCCGGTAAAACCATTGAAGTGACCATAAAAGAAAAACTGGTAACTGTCCGTGATTACGGTCGTGGTATTCCGTTAGGAAAAGTGGTTGATGTGGTTTCTAAAATGAATACTGGAGGAAAATACGATTCCAAAGCCTTCAAAAAATCGATAGGTCTAAACGGGGTTGGTACCAAAGCGGTAAATGCACTTTCAACCTATTTTCGTGTAGAATCCGTACGTGATAACCAGCAAAAAGTAGCAGAGTTCTCTGCAGGAAATCTAACAACGGAAGAGGACATAACGGAAACGACTAAACGTCGGGGTACCAAAGTATCTTTTATTGCTGATGATACGATCTTTAAGAATTATAAGTATCGCAATGAGTACGTTGAAAAGATGCTTCGCAATTATACCTATCTGAACCGTGGATTAACACTATACTACAATGGTGAGAAATTCTATTCGGAATTCGGGTTAAAAGATCTATTACAAGACAATATTGTTGAAGAAGATACTGTATATCCGGTAATACATCTGGAAGGTGACGATATCGAAATTGCCTTGACACACAGCAGAACACAGTATTCTGAAGAATACTATTCATTCGTTAACGGACAAAATACAACGCAGGGAGGTACACATTTAGGAGCCTTTAGAGAAGGAGTAGTACGAACTTTAAAAGAATTCTATAATAAGAATTTTGAAGCATCAGATATCCGTAAATCAATTGTAGCGGCAATTGCCGTTAAAGTTGAAGAACCGGTTTTTGAATCGCAAACCAAAACTAAATTAGGTTCTACCGAAATGGGACCTAAAGGACCTACCGTTCGTACGTTTGTCAATGATTTTATTAAGAACAAGCTGGATAATTTCCTGCATAAAAATCCGGAAGTAGCAGATGCTTTATTGAAAAAGATCCTTCAGGCAGAACGCGAACGCAAAGAGCTTTCCGGAATCCGTAAACTGGCACGTGAACGGGCTAAAAAGGCAAGCTTACACAATAAAAAGTTGCGCGATTGTCGTGTGCATTTAACAGATGTTAAAAACCCCAGATATTTAGAAAGTACGTTGTTCATTACTGAGGGAGATTCGGCTTCGGGATCTATTACAAAAAGTCGCGATGTAAATACACAGGCGGTTTTCTCTTTACGAGGAAAACCCTTGAATTCGTACGGAATGAGTAAAAAGATCGTGTATGAGAATGAAGAGTTTAACTTGCTACAAGCCGCTTTAGATATTGAGGAAGATTATGAAAATTTACGGTACAACAACATTGTAATTGCAACCGATGCCGATGTGGACGGAATGCACATCCGTTTGTTGTTGATTACGTTCTTTTTACAGTTTTTCCCGGAATTGATTAAAGAAGGGCATTTGTATATTTTACAAACCCCATTGTTCCGTGTGCGTAACAAAAAAGAAACGATCTATTGTTACAGCGATGAAGAACGGATAACAGCTATTGAAAAATTAAAACCGAAACCGGAAATCACCCGATTTAAAGGGTTGGGGGAAATTTCACCCGATGAGTTCAAACACTTTATCGGTCAGGATATCCGATTAGATCCGGTAATGCTGGACAAAGCCATGTCGATTGAAAAGCTTTTGGAATTTTACATGGGGAAAAATACACCGGACCGACAAGAGTTTATCATTCACAACTTGAAGGTAGAATTAGATACAGCAGAAGAATTGATGAAATAA
- a CDS encoding DNA gyrase/topoisomerase IV subunit A, with amino-acid sequence MSEENQHINPDDNPNFEPENQEQVENSDSITKVTGMYKDWFLDYASYVILERAVPAIEDGFKPVQRRIMHSMKELDDGRYNKVANIIGHTMQYHPHGDASIGDAMVNIGQKDLLIDCQGNWGNILTGDGAAAPRYIEARLSKFALDVLFSPKVTEWQLSYDGRKNEPIHLPVKFPLLLAQGGEGIAVGLSTKVLPHNFNELIDASIKILKGKPFTLYPDFPTAGIADISNYNEGMRGGRVRVRAKISQFDKSTLVITQIPFATDTTKLIDSILKANDKGKIKIKKIEDNTAAEVEILVHLPAGVSPDKTIDALYAFTDCESSIAPLGCVIESCNKPLFIGVSDMLKISTNRTVEILKRELEIQLDELENKWHFANLEKIFIREEMYIDFKLYSDKESLYNYLYKRFEPFKKQLIREIVDDDLQKLTQIPMIRITRFDSDKADDAIAKLEAEIEQVKHDLEHLIDFAIAYFAKLKEKYGKGRERQTELRSFDTIEATKVVLRNTKLYVNREEGFIGTSLKKDEYVFDCSDIDDVIVFLRDGKMMVTKVDDKKFIGKDIIHIAVFDKNDKRTIYNMIYRDGKSGSSFIKRFNVSGVTRDREYDLTQGKAGSQTLYFSANPNGEAEVVTILLRQVGSVKKLKWDIDFADILIKGRSSKGNTVAKYPIKRIELKERGISTLRPRKIWFDDTVQRLNVDGRGELLGEFKPNDRLLVITQSGKVKTIIPELTTHFDENMIVLEKWKPHKPVSAIYYDGEKERYYVKRFLVENENKEETFITEHEKSQLEIVSTDWRPMAEIIFSKVKGIQKEPITVDLEQFIAVKGIKALGNQLTTDKVRQINLLDPLPFEEPEEPKPEELEVKNEENISEEIKTDLEDDGQITLSLDE; translated from the coding sequence ATGAGCGAAGAGAACCAACATATAAACCCGGATGATAATCCGAATTTTGAACCTGAAAATCAGGAGCAAGTCGAAAATTCCGATTCGATTACCAAAGTAACCGGAATGTACAAAGACTGGTTTTTAGATTATGCTTCTTATGTGATTTTAGAACGTGCTGTTCCGGCTATTGAAGACGGATTTAAACCCGTTCAGCGTCGTATTATGCACTCCATGAAAGAATTGGATGACGGACGTTATAACAAAGTAGCAAACATCATCGGACATACCATGCAATATCACCCGCACGGTGATGCCAGTATTGGTGATGCTATGGTAAATATCGGTCAAAAAGATTTATTGATCGACTGTCAGGGAAACTGGGGGAATATCCTAACCGGCGACGGAGCGGCAGCACCGCGTTATATTGAAGCACGTTTAAGCAAATTTGCGTTAGACGTTTTGTTTTCTCCTAAAGTAACGGAATGGCAGTTGAGCTATGACGGACGTAAGAACGAACCGATACATCTTCCGGTTAAGTTCCCGTTATTGTTGGCACAAGGAGGTGAAGGTATTGCGGTAGGTTTGTCAACAAAAGTATTACCACATAATTTTAATGAACTGATTGACGCTTCGATCAAAATATTAAAAGGAAAACCTTTTACATTATATCCCGATTTTCCGACAGCTGGTATTGCCGATATATCGAATTATAATGAGGGAATGCGAGGCGGACGTGTTCGGGTACGTGCCAAGATTTCACAGTTTGATAAATCAACATTGGTAATTACCCAGATCCCTTTTGCAACAGATACGACAAAATTGATTGATAGTATACTAAAAGCGAATGATAAAGGGAAAATTAAGATCAAGAAAATTGAAGACAATACAGCTGCTGAAGTTGAAATTTTAGTGCATCTTCCGGCAGGTGTTTCTCCCGATAAAACGATCGATGCTTTGTATGCTTTTACGGATTGTGAATCCTCGATAGCACCTTTAGGTTGTGTGATCGAGAGTTGTAATAAGCCTTTGTTCATTGGTGTTTCCGATATGTTGAAAATTTCAACGAACCGTACAGTCGAAATTTTAAAACGAGAGTTGGAAATTCAATTGGATGAATTAGAGAACAAATGGCATTTTGCAAATTTGGAAAAAATATTCATTCGTGAAGAAATGTATATCGATTTCAAATTATATAGTGACAAAGAATCATTGTATAACTATTTGTACAAACGTTTTGAGCCGTTCAAAAAGCAATTGATCCGGGAGATTGTAGATGATGATTTACAGAAATTAACACAGATCCCGATGATTCGTATCACGCGATTTGATTCGGATAAAGCCGATGATGCTATTGCAAAATTGGAAGCGGAAATAGAACAGGTAAAACACGATCTGGAACATCTGATCGATTTTGCCATTGCTTACTTTGCCAAGTTAAAAGAGAAATACGGAAAGGGCAGAGAGCGACAAACTGAACTGAGAAGTTTTGATACTATTGAAGCAACAAAAGTAGTGTTGCGCAATACAAAATTATACGTAAACCGGGAAGAAGGTTTTATAGGAACCAGCTTGAAAAAAGATGAATACGTTTTCGATTGTTCCGATATAGATGATGTTATTGTCTTTTTACGCGACGGTAAAATGATGGTAACCAAAGTAGATGATAAAAAGTTCATAGGAAAAGATATTATACACATAGCTGTTTTTGATAAGAACGATAAGAGAACCATCTACAATATGATCTATCGCGATGGCAAAAGTGGTAGTTCTTTCATAAAGCGCTTTAATGTGTCCGGTGTTACGCGTGATAGGGAATACGACTTAACACAGGGGAAAGCAGGAAGTCAAACCTTATATTTTTCCGCTAATCCTAACGGTGAGGCAGAGGTGGTAACCATTTTGTTACGTCAGGTAGGAAGTGTGAAAAAACTGAAATGGGATATTGATTTTGCAGATATCCTTATTAAAGGAAGAAGTTCTAAAGGAAATACGGTTGCAAAATATCCGATTAAGCGAATTGAATTAAAAGAAAGAGGAATCTCAACACTTCGTCCGCGTAAAATCTGGTTTGACGATACTGTACAACGTTTAAATGTAGACGGAAGAGGAGAATTATTAGGCGAATTTAAGCCGAATGATCGCTTACTGGTCATTACACAATCAGGTAAAGTAAAAACAATTATTCCTGAATTGACTACACATTTTGACGAGAATATGATCGTGTTGGAAAAATGGAAACCTCATAAACCTGTTTCAGCTATTTATTATGACGGGGAAAAAGAGCGTTACTACGTAAAACGTTTTCTGGTAGAAAATGAAAACAAAGAAGAAACCTTTATTACTGAACACGAAAAGTCCCAGTTAGAGATCGTTTCGACAGATTGGCGTCCGATGGCTGAAATAATTTTTTCAAAAGTAAAAGGTATACAAAAGGAACCTATTACTGTAGATTTGGAACAGTTTATTGCTGTAAAAGGAATAAAAGCCTTAGGAAATCAGTTAACAACAGACAAAGTAAGGCAGATTAATTTATTAGATCCGTTACCTTTTGAAGAACCGGAGGAACCTAAACCGGAAGAGTTAGAGGTGAAAAATGAAGAGAATATTTCTGAGGAAATAAAAACGGATTTAGAAGACGATGGACAAATAACCTTGAGTTTAGATGAATAA